In Micromonospora sp. WMMA1363, a genomic segment contains:
- a CDS encoding glycosyltransferase family 4 protein, giving the protein MARGVPAEKVSVVYNWADEKMMQPTEPDPVFRARLGLSRDDFVVMYAGNLGVAQRLDVAVEAMEHLRDLPDVHLVLVGDGVQRPLLRERALTRRLPTVHFVDQIGPDRIAAAMAAADLQLVCLADEPLFHITLPGKVQAILACGRPALVCAPGDAARIVTSAGAGLAAPPGDPAGLAAVVRRARATPADGLRTMGDAGRHHYLLHMSEAINAQVLADLLARAGRRPGAPTRRDKETG; this is encoded by the coding sequence GTGGCGCGGGGGGTACCCGCGGAAAAGGTGTCGGTGGTCTACAACTGGGCCGACGAGAAGATGATGCAGCCGACCGAGCCGGACCCGGTGTTCCGCGCGCGGCTCGGCCTCAGCCGGGACGACTTCGTCGTCATGTACGCCGGCAACCTCGGCGTCGCGCAGCGACTGGACGTCGCCGTCGAGGCCATGGAGCACCTGCGGGACCTGCCGGACGTGCATCTGGTGCTGGTCGGCGACGGAGTCCAGCGGCCCTTGCTGCGGGAGCGGGCGCTCACTCGACGGCTGCCGACCGTGCACTTCGTCGACCAGATCGGCCCGGACCGCATCGCGGCCGCCATGGCGGCGGCGGACCTCCAACTGGTCTGTCTGGCCGACGAACCGCTGTTCCACATCACCCTGCCGGGCAAGGTCCAGGCGATCCTCGCCTGCGGCCGACCCGCCCTCGTCTGCGCACCCGGCGACGCGGCCCGGATCGTGACGAGCGCCGGGGCCGGCCTCGCCGCTCCGCCGGGCGATCCCGCCGGCCTGGCGGCGGTCGTCCGGCGGGCACGGGCGACGCCGGCGGACGGACTGCGGACCATGGGCGACGCCGGCCGGCACCACTACCTGCTGCACATGAGCGAGGCGATCAACGCACAGGTTCTCGCCGACCTGCTGGCCAGGGCCGGACGGCGACCTGGCGCGCCCACCCGCCGAGACAAGGAGACAGGATGA
- a CDS encoding SDR family oxidoreductase, which produces MIRVLVLGATGMLGHTLIRELARDLAVDVRGAARVPNVATLFPADLAGRITTGVDALDADGIRRLLHRVRPDAVVNCVGVVKQRPEVQDAVQTVSLNALFPHVLLRECDQVGARLIQVSTDCVFSGDRGNYQETDPADPTDLYGRSKLLGEATYGGALTLRTSIIGHELTSNRSLVDWFLTQSAVVRGYTKAIYSGVTTVEIAWLLRTVVLPRTDLAGLYHVAASPIPKFDLLRLIAAEYAWTGEIVPFDGFVCDRSLSADALAAATGYRPPGWPEMIARLREARLRWQLGTPAATGGYRGSS; this is translated from the coding sequence ATGATCCGCGTTCTCGTCCTCGGTGCCACCGGGATGCTGGGCCACACCCTGATCCGGGAGCTCGCCCGCGACCTCGCGGTCGACGTCCGCGGGGCGGCGCGGGTACCGAATGTGGCCACACTCTTCCCGGCCGACCTGGCCGGCCGGATAACCACCGGCGTGGACGCGCTGGACGCGGACGGGATCCGGCGTCTGCTGCACCGCGTCCGGCCGGACGCGGTGGTCAACTGCGTGGGGGTCGTCAAGCAGCGCCCGGAGGTCCAGGACGCCGTCCAGACGGTGTCGCTGAACGCCCTGTTCCCCCACGTGCTCCTCCGCGAATGCGACCAGGTCGGTGCCCGTCTGATCCAGGTCAGCACGGACTGTGTGTTCTCCGGTGACCGCGGCAACTACCAGGAGACCGACCCGGCCGACCCAACGGACCTGTACGGTCGGTCGAAGTTGCTGGGCGAGGCCACCTACGGCGGAGCGCTGACGCTCAGGACGTCCATCATCGGTCACGAACTCACGTCGAACCGGTCCCTGGTCGACTGGTTCCTCACGCAGTCGGCGGTGGTGCGGGGCTACACCAAGGCGATCTACAGCGGGGTGACGACGGTCGAGATCGCCTGGCTGCTGCGCACCGTGGTACTGCCGCGCACGGACCTCGCCGGCCTGTACCACGTGGCGGCGAGCCCGATACCAAAGTTCGACCTGCTCCGCCTCATCGCGGCGGAGTACGCCTGGACCGGCGAGATCGTTCCGTTCGACGGCTTCGTCTGCGACCGGTCGCTGTCGGCCGACGCTCTTGCCGCGGCCACCGGCTACCGCCCGCCGGGCTGGCCGGAGATGATCGCCCGGCTACGCGAGGCGCGCCTCCGCTGGCAGCTGGGTACACCAGCGGCCACGGGGGGGTACCGCGGGTCGTCCTGA
- a CDS encoding oligosaccharide flippase family protein — protein sequence MRRMRLRAALRSRLTVGRRGVLSIASGTVGGQLLLLAAAPALARLYGPADFGVFTVIATLVATLGTVAAFRFELAVPLPEEDRHAYGLVALGLTCALLTAVGGTVVVALAGGAVAVAFGQPALRTWLWLVPLASAAMGCLLVLNQLAVRHRRYGSIGRRNLLQSVSMLLTQLLAGVAGFRSGGLALGLGVGQAAGALMLLPNAHLRGAQARAAWRPRELWRTARRYRRFPLVLAPSGLINVLGLQLPVLLIAYWYGSTAAGWLGLTQRVLAAPAALLGVAVAQVYLGELSRAARETPEQARLIFFGASRRLALIALPGAVAVVVGAPALFRLLFGDGWAGSGAYAQALAIGTAAHFVASPLSQTLIVFGRQGLQLTWDVGRVLVVTGAVGLTVLTGGSALTAVWAFGLSAAVTYGASWLLALRTVVGAGRAARSAGVAESRELARQA from the coding sequence ATGCGGAGGATGCGGCTGCGGGCGGCGCTGCGATCCCGGCTGACCGTCGGCCGGCGGGGGGTGCTGAGCATCGCCTCGGGAACGGTCGGTGGTCAGCTGCTCCTGCTGGCCGCGGCCCCGGCCCTGGCGCGCCTGTACGGTCCGGCAGACTTCGGTGTATTCACGGTGATCGCCACACTGGTGGCGACCCTGGGGACGGTCGCGGCATTCCGCTTCGAGCTCGCCGTTCCGCTCCCCGAAGAGGACCGGCACGCCTACGGGCTGGTCGCCCTCGGGCTCACCTGTGCCCTGCTGACGGCAGTCGGGGGCACGGTCGTGGTGGCCTTAGCCGGCGGCGCCGTCGCCGTCGCCTTCGGTCAGCCCGCCCTGCGTACCTGGCTGTGGTTGGTTCCGTTGGCGTCGGCGGCGATGGGCTGCCTCCTGGTGCTCAACCAGTTGGCGGTACGGCACCGCCGGTACGGCTCGATCGGCCGGCGGAACCTCCTCCAGTCCGTTTCGATGCTGCTCACGCAGCTCCTCGCGGGTGTTGCCGGATTCCGCTCCGGCGGATTGGCCCTGGGACTCGGCGTCGGTCAGGCGGCTGGGGCGCTCATGCTGCTGCCCAACGCCCACCTTCGTGGGGCGCAGGCGAGGGCGGCGTGGCGCCCTCGGGAGCTGTGGCGGACCGCACGGCGCTACCGCCGTTTCCCGCTCGTCCTGGCACCGTCGGGACTGATCAACGTGTTGGGACTCCAGCTGCCGGTGCTGCTGATCGCGTACTGGTACGGCAGCACAGCGGCGGGATGGCTCGGCCTGACCCAGCGGGTCCTCGCGGCGCCCGCCGCGCTGCTCGGCGTCGCCGTGGCCCAGGTCTACCTCGGTGAGCTCTCCCGGGCGGCACGGGAAACGCCCGAGCAAGCCCGGCTGATCTTCTTCGGGGCGAGCCGGCGGCTCGCCCTCATCGCGCTGCCGGGTGCGGTTGCCGTCGTGGTGGGCGCCCCCGCGCTCTTCCGGCTTCTCTTCGGCGACGGGTGGGCCGGCAGCGGGGCGTACGCTCAGGCGCTCGCCATCGGTACGGCGGCGCACTTCGTCGCGTCCCCGCTGTCGCAGACGCTGATCGTCTTCGGCCGGCAGGGACTACAGCTGACGTGGGACGTGGGCCGAGTCCTGGTTGTCACGGGTGCGGTCGGTCTCACCGTGCTCACCGGTGGCTCGGCGTTGACCGCGGTGTGGGCGTTCGGGCTCTCGGCCGCGGTCACCTACGGCGCATCCTGGCTCTTGGCACTTCGGACAGTCGTCGGTGCCGGCCGTGCGGCGCGATCGGCCGGTGTCGCCGAGTCACGTGAGTTGGCGCGACAGGCGTGA
- a CDS encoding NAD(+)/NADH kinase, whose translation MDRIRLGLVLHPTRDVTEVVGIIVDWVARHRMTLAVRAEDRHRVPATVEPLPADEVPTTCDALISIGGDGTMLGALRSAVRDPKPVLGVHLGRLGFLVEVEPPDLPAALERLANKNFTVERHSCLVCDVCGDDIVAFNDVALVRQPGAGFVNATLGVDGQRYGYYRCDALVVSTPTGSTAYSYAAGGPLVSPASDVVVVTPSAPMAGISRSVILSPDERIRLELAPDSAPVAVEMDGLVIRDAATEGAMEVTYRRDAGLVVRLDPRRYQQRNQLKLSLLDLPLLPDQLRELLPESLREQLSRRELPPPR comes from the coding sequence ATGGATCGGATCCGGCTCGGGCTGGTGCTGCACCCGACCCGGGACGTCACCGAGGTGGTCGGCATCATCGTCGACTGGGTAGCCCGGCACCGGATGACCCTGGCGGTCCGGGCCGAGGACCGGCACCGGGTACCCGCCACGGTGGAACCGCTCCCCGCCGACGAGGTGCCCACCACCTGCGACGCGCTGATCAGCATCGGTGGGGACGGTACGATGCTCGGCGCGCTGCGCTCCGCGGTCCGCGACCCGAAGCCGGTGCTCGGCGTGCACCTGGGCCGGCTCGGTTTCCTGGTCGAGGTGGAGCCGCCGGACCTTCCGGCCGCGCTGGAGCGGCTGGCGAACAAGAACTTCACGGTGGAGCGACACAGCTGCCTGGTCTGCGACGTGTGCGGCGACGACATCGTGGCCTTCAACGACGTCGCGCTGGTCCGGCAGCCGGGCGCGGGCTTCGTCAACGCCACGCTCGGAGTGGACGGGCAGCGGTACGGCTACTACCGCTGCGATGCGCTGGTGGTGAGCACGCCGACCGGGTCGACCGCCTACAGCTACGCGGCGGGCGGGCCGCTGGTCTCGCCGGCGAGTGACGTGGTGGTGGTGACGCCGTCCGCGCCGATGGCCGGGATCTCCCGTTCGGTGATCCTCTCCCCCGACGAGCGGATCCGGCTGGAGCTGGCACCGGATTCCGCGCCGGTGGCGGTGGAGATGGACGGCCTGGTGATCCGGGACGCGGCCACCGAGGGCGCGATGGAGGTGACCTACCGCCGCGACGCGGGTCTGGTGGTCCGCCTCGATCCACGCCGCTACCAGCAGCGCAACCAGCTCAAGCTGAGCCTGCTGGACCTGCCCCTGCTGCCCGACCAGCTCCGCGAGCTGCTCCCGGAGAGCCTGCGCGAGCAGCTGAGCCGCCGCGAGCTTCCCCCGCCCCGCTGA
- a CDS encoding M14 family zinc carboxypeptidase, which translates to MRRTRLAIAGVFTLVGALALTAPASARPPSDPVGRDGLEVYVGTVSPKQLEKLRHAGVDLDHGHTETDRTGDTRIETVLSRRQAARLASQGVQLEVKKVRGKNASQALREQAATGWSAFRSYSEPGGIRDEITATAARYPRLTKVETIGRTVQGKPILAVKVTKNARKVRDGKRPAVLYASAQHAREWITPEMTRRLMHHVLDNYGTDPEITRLVDTTELWFVPVANPDGYDHTFTPGNRLWRKNLRDNDGDGQVTTADGVDLNRNFGYKWGYDNEGSSPDPNSDTYRGPRPNSEPETTALDRLFRRVGFEFFVNYHSAAQLLLYGVGWQVSTPTPDDVIYEAMVGDDANPAVPGYDPDISAELYTTNGDTDTHATVRYGTLGFTPEMSTCQAAAASDPDDEWVPEDCVSGFIFPDDEDLISAEVAKNLPFALAVARSTHDPDDPVSVVGRRTPDFVVDSFDTSYGRDQQVASIVRRALKNVRMHWTVNGGRPKTVKVTEWHGGERYGNTHDDYYAELRGKVTGTRPGDTVEVWFSGRKPGAGTVTSEHFTYRVHDDVGGDVLVLAMEDVTGLSPAQGGTSAKYAEEMTAALTAAGRTSDVYDFDAMGRKAPHPLGVLSHYRTVLWETGDDVILRAPGQVPGTTARAALDTELAVRDYLNEGGKLLLSGKYALFAQAANGSYGYQPNGPAECTDPDDDTCLPLLNDFQQYWLGAYTYVSDGGSGADGPYPVAGEDGPFAGFAGTLNAPGSAANQDHTASFLTTSSFLPPDQFPQFASSAPVGWARPGAAPFDPRTGAWYLWSGQADESYKRLTRTVDLTGATNAELRFFASYDIEPNWDYLFVEAHEVGSDAWTTLPDVNGKTGTDTGSSCTSGWVEQLHPWLARYQDADCSPTGTTGSWHAATSASNGWQEFVVDLSGYGGKQVEVSISYVSDWATQGLGVFLDDARVVADGATVGETSFETDLDGWTVAGPPPGSAGNATDWSRSRQAFEEGSAVVTTDTIYLGFGLEGLAPAARDDLVERALTHLTGAARH; encoded by the coding sequence ATGAGGCGCACACGGCTGGCCATCGCCGGCGTGTTCACTCTGGTCGGCGCGCTGGCGCTGACCGCACCGGCAAGCGCACGGCCACCGTCCGATCCGGTCGGCCGCGATGGTCTGGAGGTGTACGTCGGCACGGTCAGCCCCAAACAACTGGAGAAGCTGCGCCACGCCGGGGTCGACCTCGACCACGGGCACACCGAGACCGACCGCACCGGTGACACCCGGATCGAGACGGTGCTCAGCAGACGGCAGGCGGCCCGGCTGGCGAGCCAGGGCGTGCAGCTGGAGGTCAAGAAGGTACGCGGCAAGAACGCCTCCCAGGCGCTGCGCGAGCAGGCGGCCACCGGCTGGTCGGCGTTCCGTTCCTACAGCGAGCCCGGTGGCATCCGGGACGAGATCACCGCCACCGCGGCACGGTACCCGAGGCTGACCAAGGTGGAGACCATCGGCCGGACGGTGCAGGGCAAGCCGATTCTCGCGGTCAAGGTCACCAAGAACGCGAGGAAGGTCCGCGACGGCAAGCGGCCGGCGGTACTCTACGCCAGCGCCCAGCACGCCCGAGAGTGGATCACGCCGGAAATGACCCGGCGGCTGATGCACCACGTGCTCGACAACTACGGCACCGACCCGGAGATCACCCGACTGGTGGACACCACGGAGCTGTGGTTCGTGCCGGTCGCCAACCCGGACGGCTACGACCACACCTTCACGCCGGGAAACCGGCTGTGGCGCAAGAACCTGCGGGACAACGACGGCGACGGGCAGGTGACCACCGCCGACGGCGTCGACCTCAACCGCAACTTCGGCTACAAGTGGGGCTACGACAACGAGGGCTCCTCCCCCGACCCGAACAGCGACACCTACCGCGGCCCCCGCCCGAACTCGGAGCCGGAGACCACGGCGCTGGACCGGCTGTTCCGGCGGGTCGGCTTCGAGTTCTTCGTCAACTACCACTCCGCCGCCCAACTGCTCCTCTACGGCGTGGGCTGGCAGGTCAGCACTCCCACACCGGACGACGTGATCTACGAGGCGATGGTCGGTGACGACGCCAACCCGGCGGTGCCCGGCTACGACCCGGACATCTCCGCTGAGCTGTACACCACCAACGGCGACACCGACACGCACGCCACGGTCCGCTACGGCACGCTCGGCTTCACCCCGGAGATGTCGACCTGCCAGGCGGCGGCGGCCTCCGACCCGGACGACGAGTGGGTCCCGGAGGACTGCGTCAGCGGCTTCATCTTCCCGGACGACGAGGATCTGATCTCGGCCGAGGTGGCGAAGAACCTGCCGTTCGCGCTCGCCGTGGCCAGGTCCACGCACGACCCGGACGACCCGGTGTCGGTGGTGGGTCGCCGCACCCCGGACTTCGTGGTCGACAGCTTCGACACCTCGTACGGGCGGGACCAACAGGTCGCCTCGATCGTCCGACGGGCGCTGAAGAACGTCCGGATGCACTGGACGGTCAACGGCGGCCGGCCGAAGACCGTCAAGGTCACGGAGTGGCACGGCGGCGAGCGGTACGGCAACACCCATGACGACTACTACGCCGAGCTGCGCGGCAAGGTGACCGGGACCCGGCCGGGCGACACGGTCGAGGTCTGGTTCTCCGGACGCAAACCGGGGGCCGGGACGGTCACCAGCGAGCACTTCACCTACCGGGTGCACGACGACGTCGGCGGCGATGTCCTGGTGCTCGCGATGGAGGACGTCACCGGCCTCAGCCCGGCCCAGGGCGGCACCAGCGCGAAATACGCCGAGGAGATGACCGCCGCGCTGACCGCGGCCGGCCGCACCAGCGACGTGTACGACTTCGACGCGATGGGCCGGAAGGCCCCGCACCCGCTGGGCGTGCTGTCGCACTACCGGACGGTGCTCTGGGAAACCGGTGACGACGTCATCCTCCGGGCGCCGGGGCAGGTGCCCGGCACCACCGCACGGGCGGCACTGGACACCGAACTGGCCGTCCGGGACTATCTGAACGAGGGCGGCAAGCTGTTGCTCAGCGGCAAGTACGCGCTGTTCGCGCAGGCCGCCAACGGTTCGTACGGGTACCAGCCGAACGGTCCGGCGGAGTGCACCGACCCGGACGACGACACCTGCCTGCCGTTGCTGAACGACTTCCAGCAGTACTGGCTGGGGGCGTACACGTACGTCAGCGACGGGGGCTCGGGCGCCGACGGCCCGTACCCGGTGGCGGGCGAGGACGGACCCTTCGCCGGCTTCGCCGGCACCCTGAACGCGCCCGGTTCGGCGGCAAACCAGGACCACACGGCGTCGTTCCTCACCACGTCGAGCTTCCTGCCGCCGGATCAGTTCCCGCAGTTTGCCAGCTCGGCACCGGTCGGCTGGGCCCGCCCGGGCGCGGCGCCGTTCGACCCGCGCACCGGCGCCTGGTACCTGTGGAGCGGGCAGGCCGACGAGTCGTACAAGCGGCTCACCCGCACCGTCGACCTCACCGGCGCCACCAACGCCGAACTGCGCTTCTTCGCCTCGTACGACATCGAACCGAACTGGGACTACCTGTTCGTCGAGGCACACGAGGTGGGCAGCGACGCGTGGACGACGTTGCCGGACGTCAACGGCAAGACCGGCACGGACACCGGGAGCAGTTGCACCTCCGGCTGGGTCGAGCAGTTGCACCCGTGGCTCGCCCGGTACCAGGATGCGGACTGCTCGCCAACCGGCACCACCGGCAGCTGGCACGCCGCGACCAGCGCCTCCAACGGCTGGCAGGAGTTCGTGGTCGACCTGTCCGGATACGGCGGCAAACAGGTCGAGGTGTCGATCTCGTACGTGTCGGACTGGGCCACCCAGGGCCTCGGCGTCTTCCTCGACGACGCCCGCGTGGTCGCCGACGGCGCGACGGTCGGCGAGACCTCGTTCGAGACCGACCTGGACGGCTGGACGGTGGCCGGCCCACCGCCGGGCTCGGCGGGCAACGCCACCGACTGGTCGCGGAGCCGACAGGCGTTCGAGGAGGGGTCGGCGGTGGTCACCACGGACACCATCTACCTCGGCTTCGGCCTGGAGGGGCTGGCCCCGGCGGCCCGGGACGACCTGGTCGAGCGGGCACTGACCCACCTGACCGGGGCCGCCCGCCACTGA
- a CDS encoding glycosyltransferase, producing the protein MRPRLLIIAYVFPPSESVGARRPGELARFAVERQWDVRVLTATSAAPDALGAGIPEGGIFRIAPVPRTAQLVSSVRRAEAQSRVGRRHLLTTLGTIGREILIPDACVNWVVPAVRQFMRTRDGWRPDVIVVTGPPASAYLVAARVARRLDVPWVADYRDLWTVGNDYWPYGRSWWRRGIDHGLERRLLRSAACCVTISEPLAEIMRTTFGIDTKTVMNGIDRQPMPTVDVPGPTWPAGPGSSTLTLAHTGRLNPGKRDPSPLLDAVSLLGPEARRVTVVFAGEDNGVARAATERAGVAESVTNLGEVSAEKSWRVQVEADVLVLVMWNDPRDAGTVPGKFFDYLRARRPILMIGHPNGIVADIIRSRDAGAVLDDPREIADQLRRWLAEKDRVGRIPDLPASALDGLYRDDQLEAFLEILSDAAAAHRSRRRPVR; encoded by the coding sequence ATGCGACCCCGACTGCTGATCATTGCCTACGTCTTCCCGCCTTCGGAATCGGTCGGTGCCCGGCGGCCCGGCGAGTTGGCTCGATTCGCCGTCGAGCGCCAGTGGGACGTGCGGGTGCTGACCGCGACGTCGGCGGCTCCAGACGCGCTGGGCGCCGGGATCCCGGAGGGCGGGATCTTCCGGATCGCTCCGGTGCCCCGAACGGCCCAACTCGTCTCGTCGGTGCGTCGGGCGGAGGCGCAGTCACGGGTGGGCCGGCGTCATCTGCTCACCACGCTCGGGACGATCGGGCGAGAGATCTTGATCCCGGATGCCTGCGTCAACTGGGTCGTGCCCGCTGTCCGGCAGTTCATGCGGACCCGGGACGGCTGGCGTCCGGACGTCATCGTGGTGACCGGTCCGCCCGCGTCGGCATATCTGGTGGCGGCGAGGGTGGCCCGCCGCTTGGACGTGCCGTGGGTCGCCGACTACCGGGACCTGTGGACGGTCGGCAACGACTACTGGCCATACGGGCGTTCGTGGTGGCGCCGCGGCATCGACCACGGCTTGGAACGTCGCCTGCTCCGCTCGGCGGCCTGTTGCGTCACGATCTCCGAGCCGCTGGCCGAGATCATGCGCACCACGTTCGGCATCGACACCAAGACCGTGATGAACGGCATCGACCGGCAGCCGATGCCGACTGTCGACGTGCCGGGCCCCACCTGGCCGGCGGGACCCGGATCCTCGACGCTGACGTTGGCGCACACCGGCCGGTTGAACCCGGGCAAGCGGGACCCCTCGCCGTTGCTGGACGCTGTCTCGCTGCTTGGTCCGGAGGCCCGTCGCGTCACCGTGGTCTTCGCCGGGGAGGACAACGGGGTGGCCCGGGCGGCCACGGAACGCGCCGGTGTCGCCGAGTCGGTGACGAACCTGGGCGAGGTGTCGGCCGAGAAGTCCTGGCGCGTCCAGGTCGAGGCCGACGTGCTGGTGTTGGTGATGTGGAACGATCCACGGGACGCCGGAACCGTTCCCGGGAAGTTCTTCGACTACCTGCGTGCCCGGCGTCCGATCCTGATGATCGGCCATCCGAACGGGATCGTGGCGGACATCATCCGATCCCGTGACGCGGGTGCCGTCCTCGACGACCCGCGTGAGATCGCGGATCAGTTGCGGAGGTGGCTCGCGGAGAAGGACCGTGTCGGCCGGATCCCGGACCTTCCGGCGTCCGCTCTGGACGGTCTCTACCGGGATGACCAGCTCGAGGCGTTTCTCGAGATCCTCTCCGACGCCGCCGCCGCGCACCGGTCACGTCGCCGACCCGTCCGCTGA
- a CDS encoding O-antigen polymerase, translating into MWLFVPLLLLAVLHYGVAVRTYGVLTPDGLFVVFQLLMAFGTLHLVDPGSSTESFYGQLVVGAVATYLVVSLLTFLCLRTGRRSAPRRVGDRTPYTVRLIRPTPTVVSVAVVSILATVTYFVAVGHSAFVVGLNGLINGQPEDVRTLRLESYAGENYVYPGYANQFRNILLPSLAVVLALWFFSRPGPLGRLFALLPLGLAVLGLVGTGQRGAFFLFLLTLVVYSFLAAGRAMSRWVLLVPLLGTPVVVLATQVLGRSAGAENALAATGSELYRRFLEDNQLTGVAAFNYTSQLPVRNGGEWLRSLSGVLPGDRGSTLANEVFATLYGSAAGTAPPSLWGSVHHNFGTVGVFVVAAVLAFILQAMSFHGLRRRSYNSLELIGYAGMTVVLGTWVAGGPDTLLNTGLVAYFALWYWGGRIRQTDTAVPFHVQPASTRAVGPAAQPNRLVGRHRPSPARSVGHGVPLTAGR; encoded by the coding sequence ATGTGGCTCTTCGTTCCGCTGCTCCTGCTCGCCGTCCTGCACTACGGCGTCGCGGTCCGCACCTACGGGGTGCTCACACCGGACGGGCTCTTCGTCGTCTTCCAGCTGCTGATGGCGTTCGGGACGCTCCACCTCGTCGACCCGGGCTCGTCCACCGAGTCGTTCTACGGCCAACTGGTGGTCGGTGCGGTGGCGACGTACCTGGTGGTCAGTCTGCTCACCTTCCTGTGCCTGCGTACCGGCCGGCGGTCGGCGCCCCGGCGGGTGGGCGACCGCACGCCGTACACCGTCCGACTGATCCGGCCCACCCCGACCGTCGTTTCGGTGGCCGTGGTGTCGATCCTCGCCACGGTCACGTACTTCGTCGCCGTCGGCCACAGCGCCTTCGTGGTCGGCCTCAACGGCCTGATCAACGGCCAACCCGAGGATGTGCGGACGCTGCGGCTGGAGTCGTACGCGGGGGAGAACTACGTCTATCCCGGGTACGCCAACCAGTTCCGCAACATCCTGCTGCCCTCCCTCGCCGTCGTTCTCGCCCTCTGGTTCTTCAGCCGCCCCGGCCCGTTGGGGCGCCTCTTCGCCCTGCTTCCGCTGGGCCTGGCGGTGCTGGGGCTCGTCGGCACCGGCCAACGCGGCGCGTTCTTTCTCTTCCTGCTGACCCTGGTCGTCTACTCGTTCCTCGCCGCCGGCCGCGCGATGTCCCGATGGGTGCTGTTGGTGCCTTTGCTCGGAACGCCGGTGGTGGTCCTGGCGACGCAGGTGCTGGGTCGCAGCGCCGGTGCCGAGAACGCCCTCGCCGCGACGGGGTCGGAGCTGTACCGGCGCTTCCTGGAGGACAACCAACTCACCGGGGTGGCCGCGTTCAACTACACGTCCCAGCTGCCGGTTCGCAACGGCGGTGAGTGGCTCCGATCGTTGTCCGGTGTACTCCCGGGCGACCGGGGGAGCACCCTGGCCAACGAGGTGTTCGCGACCCTCTACGGTTCGGCGGCGGGCACCGCTCCGCCGTCGCTGTGGGGCTCGGTCCACCACAACTTCGGTACGGTCGGGGTGTTCGTCGTGGCCGCGGTTCTCGCCTTCATCCTCCAGGCCATGTCCTTCCACGGGCTGCGCCGCCGCAGCTACAACTCCCTCGAACTGATCGGCTACGCCGGCATGACGGTCGTCCTCGGGACCTGGGTCGCCGGCGGCCCGGATACCCTGCTGAACACCGGGCTGGTGGCCTATTTCGCGCTCTGGTACTGGGGCGGCCGGATCAGGCAGACGGACACGGCGGTGCCGTTCCACGTCCAACCCGCGTCGACCCGTGCGGTCGGCCCGGCGGCACAGCCGAATCGACTGGTCGGTAGACATCGTCCGTCGCCAGCAAGATCAGTGGGACACGGTGTGCCGTTGACCGCCGGCCGATAG
- a CDS encoding glycosyltransferase: MSGRRVALVSQWFPPEPTGIPLGIARCLRGYGFDVDVLTGVPNYPTGIVHPGYRAHRRYVESQDGLRVLRSPLYPSHDRSALRRAANYLTWAASSTALGRPLLRAADVALVYGSPVTAATAAMAARIRWGTPYVLMAMDLWPDSVFATGFLTGRPGRRLAQGTLGRFTDQAYRWADHVTVPSPGCGRRWWRGGYPRKRCRWSTTGPTRR, from the coding sequence GTGAGCGGCCGACGGGTGGCACTGGTCAGCCAGTGGTTCCCCCCGGAGCCCACCGGAATACCCCTGGGCATCGCCCGTTGCCTGCGGGGATACGGCTTCGACGTGGACGTGTTGACGGGGGTGCCCAACTACCCGACCGGCATCGTCCACCCCGGCTACCGGGCGCACCGCAGGTACGTGGAGAGTCAGGACGGCCTCCGGGTGTTGCGGTCCCCGTTGTACCCGAGCCACGATCGTTCAGCGCTCCGCCGCGCCGCCAACTACCTGACCTGGGCCGCCTCGTCCACCGCTCTCGGCCGCCCGCTGCTGCGCGCCGCCGACGTGGCACTGGTCTACGGCTCCCCCGTCACCGCCGCCACCGCGGCGATGGCCGCACGAATCCGCTGGGGCACCCCGTACGTGCTCATGGCGATGGATTTGTGGCCCGACTCGGTCTTCGCCACGGGCTTCCTCACCGGCCGGCCGGGCCGTCGCCTCGCCCAGGGGACCCTGGGACGGTTCACCGACCAGGCGTACCGGTGGGCCGACCACGTCACCGTCCCCTCCCCGGGCTGCGGGAGACGCTGGTGGCGCGGGGGGTACCCGCGGAAAAGGTGTCGGTGGTCTACAACTGGGCCGACGAGAAGATGA